A single Gemmatimonas sp. UBA7669 DNA region contains:
- the qatC gene encoding Qat anti-phage system QueC-like protein QatC, with protein sequence MLLRAGAEDTFIVEPGSRGQLVGLRMDGAPGDDRWRVDEDVWEPLRQAGLVPTQDAVDLFRVATAAYCADLLVPHRTAYDRWSRHIVLHVPVADRARWEAATPALCALLDYLSGDHWKLAFRESQVPPPPRPRPMRTTPTPIHAQCVSLLSGGLDSAIGGADLLAAGQRVAFVSHNAKSGGATFSSPAQQAVLDALGRHFPADLARPLRFRLNPPAPVAGETESVTTTRSRSIIFFALGLLVASALDVAHGGGPVPLVVPENGLISLNVPLTKARLGSWSTRTTHPHTLAMLREAMRELGLSTPLHTPYAAQTKGEMLGAWAARDRGIAADLAAASVSCAHPNQSRFLGSAQRQPHCGTCVPCIIRRASTQHAGVDDGRYSFDLPSALPTLKPRRSADVLAFLYALETRRRPARAVDINLSGPLHVETDAELQQLLRVYDAGMDEVARHLGVPIR encoded by the coding sequence GTGCTGCTCCGCGCGGGCGCGGAGGACACCTTCATCGTCGAGCCGGGAAGCCGGGGGCAACTCGTGGGACTGCGTATGGACGGCGCACCCGGCGATGACCGGTGGCGCGTTGATGAGGACGTGTGGGAGCCGCTCCGGCAGGCGGGACTGGTACCGACCCAGGACGCGGTCGATCTGTTTCGCGTGGCCACGGCTGCCTACTGCGCGGATCTGCTGGTGCCGCACCGAACGGCGTACGACCGATGGAGTCGACACATCGTGCTGCATGTGCCGGTGGCGGACCGCGCGCGGTGGGAGGCGGCAACGCCGGCGCTGTGCGCGCTGCTTGACTATCTGTCCGGGGACCACTGGAAGCTCGCCTTTCGCGAGTCACAGGTGCCGCCCCCGCCGCGGCCGCGTCCGATGCGGACGACGCCGACGCCGATCCATGCGCAGTGCGTCAGTCTGTTGTCGGGGGGGCTCGACTCCGCCATCGGCGGCGCCGATCTGCTCGCCGCAGGTCAGCGCGTGGCCTTCGTGAGCCACAACGCGAAAAGCGGCGGCGCCACGTTCTCGAGCCCGGCCCAGCAGGCCGTGCTCGACGCGTTGGGTCGCCACTTTCCCGCAGACCTCGCACGTCCGCTCCGCTTTCGCCTGAATCCGCCGGCCCCGGTTGCGGGGGAGACCGAGAGCGTCACGACGACCCGCAGCCGCTCGATCATCTTCTTCGCGCTCGGTCTGCTCGTGGCGAGCGCGCTCGATGTGGCCCATGGTGGTGGGCCGGTGCCGCTCGTCGTGCCCGAGAACGGCCTGATCTCGCTCAACGTGCCACTCACCAAAGCACGCCTCGGGAGCTGGAGCACGCGCACGACGCACCCGCACACCTTGGCGATGCTGCGCGAGGCGATGCGGGAGCTCGGTCTGTCGACGCCGCTGCACACGCCCTACGCCGCGCAGACGAAGGGGGAGATGCTGGGTGCGTGGGCGGCGCGCGACCGCGGGATTGCGGCGGACCTCGCGGCCGCGAGCGTGTCGTGTGCGCATCCGAACCAGAGCCGCTTCCTGGGGAGCGCACAGCGCCAACCGCACTGTGGGACGTGCGTGCCCTGCATCATTCGCCGCGCGTCCACGCAGCACGCCGGCGTGGATGACGGCCGGTACAGCTTCGACCTCCCTAGCGCGCTGCCCACGCTCAAGCCGCGTCGGTCAGCCGACGTGCTGGCGTTTCTGTACGCGCTCGAGACGCGCCGTCGTCCGGCACGGGCGGTCGACATCAACCTGAGCGGCCCACTGCACGTGGAGACGGACGCGGAGCTGCAGCAGCTGCTCCGCGTGTACGACGCTGGGATGGACGAGGTCGCGCGCCACCTCGGCGTGCCGATCCGGTAG